A region of Candidatus Acidiferrales bacterium DNA encodes the following proteins:
- the rsmG gene encoding 16S rRNA (guanine(527)-N(7))-methyltransferase RsmG gives MKDVSWFLAICADNGLKLSDEQATSFETYLKLLLLWNSRINMISRKDEDNFYSRHVLNCISFLFNRGLKRDAKILDLGTGGGLPGIPLKILCPDLNIILLDSIAKKTAALSDIVNKMQLENVEVVNGRAEELSKLDEFQGKFDYVVTRAAAKLNEVTRWSRGFLKPSELIGNKMIPVGMLIVLKGGTIDDELRAARNINFVNSIEVDDITFKGMNELDNKEKKLILIKYSALEKKN, from the coding sequence ATGAAGGACGTTTCGTGGTTTCTTGCGATTTGTGCCGACAATGGTCTAAAGCTCAGCGATGAGCAGGCGACATCATTCGAGACTTATCTGAAGCTGCTCCTGTTATGGAACAGCCGCATAAACATGATTTCGCGAAAAGACGAAGATAATTTTTACTCCCGCCATGTTTTGAATTGCATTTCATTTTTGTTCAATCGAGGTCTGAAGCGCGACGCAAAAATTCTCGACCTGGGTACCGGCGGCGGGCTGCCGGGGATTCCGCTGAAGATTCTTTGTCCGGATCTAAATATTATATTGCTCGATTCGATTGCAAAAAAAACCGCAGCTCTGTCTGATATTGTCAACAAAATGCAGTTGGAAAATGTGGAAGTCGTGAACGGGAGAGCCGAAGAACTCTCGAAACTGGATGAATTTCAAGGGAAATTTGATTATGTTGTAACCCGTGCGGCAGCAAAACTGAATGAAGTTACAAGGTGGTCGCGCGGATTTCTGAAGCCTTCTGAGTTGATTGGCAATAAAATGATTCCGGTTGGAATGTTGATTGTCCTTAAGGGAGGCACGATTGATGATGAGCTTAGAGCAGCACGAAATATCAATTTCGTGAATTCGATTGAAGTCGACGACATCACCTTCAAAGGAATGAATGAACTTGATAACAAAGAGAAGAAATTAATCTTGATCAAATATTCTGCTTTGGAGAAAAAAAATTGA
- a CDS encoding electron transfer flavoprotein subunit alpha/FixB family protein — MKIIAFAEQRESKFKKVAFEAVHAAARLADQLGAEASALVIGKNVEKIAAELGGYGIKKVYVAEDERLDLYSTTSYAKIVADIVSSISADMVLLPASAMGKDLGARVAAKLKAGLAADCVAFKVDGGEVIATRPVYAGKALIDLKLKSAKKVFTLRPNVFNPGNADGSSAEVEKVGVNLQESDFSSRVTGVSVSKGGRPDLTEADIIVSGGRGLGGPDNFRMIEEVADVLGAAVGASRAVVDAGWRPHGDQVGQTGKTVSPSLYVAVAISGAIQHLAGMSSSKYIVAINKDKEAPIFQVADYGIVGDAFEVVPELTIQLKKVLGKE; from the coding sequence ATGAAAATCATTGCATTTGCAGAACAACGTGAAAGCAAGTTTAAGAAAGTCGCATTCGAAGCGGTTCACGCCGCTGCGCGGCTCGCGGATCAACTGGGTGCGGAAGCATCCGCTCTGGTAATTGGGAAAAATGTAGAAAAGATCGCAGCCGAACTGGGAGGGTACGGAATCAAGAAAGTTTATGTCGCAGAAGATGAGAGACTGGATCTCTACTCTACTACCTCATACGCAAAAATTGTCGCGGATATTGTTTCGTCTATATCGGCGGACATGGTGCTTCTTCCCGCAAGCGCAATGGGTAAAGATCTCGGGGCACGGGTCGCCGCAAAATTGAAAGCCGGTCTCGCAGCGGATTGCGTCGCATTCAAAGTCGATGGCGGAGAGGTCATCGCAACGAGACCGGTATATGCCGGCAAGGCACTGATTGATCTGAAATTAAAATCCGCAAAAAAGGTTTTCACTTTAAGACCAAACGTCTTCAACCCGGGAAACGCAGATGGATCTTCTGCAGAAGTGGAAAAAGTTGGCGTAAATTTGCAGGAATCGGATTTTTCTTCGAGAGTGACGGGCGTGTCAGTGTCCAAAGGAGGAAGGCCCGACCTTACTGAAGCCGACATCATTGTTTCCGGCGGAAGGGGACTCGGCGGTCCGGACAATTTCAGGATGATCGAGGAGGTGGCCGATGTGTTGGGAGCTGCGGTCGGTGCATCGAGAGCCGTCGTAGACGCGGGATGGAGACCACATGGCGATCAAGTCGGACAAACAGGAAAAACCGTTTCGCCATCCCTGTATGTCGCAGTAGCGATCTCCGGAGCAATACAGCATCTTGCAGGAATGTCTTCCTCAAAGTACATTGTAGCTATCAACAAAGATAAGGAGGCGCCGATCTTCCAGGTTGCAGATTACGGAATTGTCGGCGATGCATTTGAAGTAGTCCCCGAGTTGACGATTCAATTGAAAAAGGTTCTTGGAAAAGAGTAA
- the trpS gene encoding tryptophan--tRNA ligase, with product MTDLKKKIILSGMRPTGKLHLGHWTGALENWVALQNDGGYSNYHLIADYHVLTTNLDSTQIYSYSVEMILDWLAAGIDPERSPIFRQSQVKEHTELHLIFSMLITKSRLERNPTLKEQVRDLDLGPISYGYLGYPVLQAGDILLYKGEVVPVGEDQLPHIEITREIAREFNRQYAQVFPEPVGKLTKFARLPGLDGKRMSKSVGNTILLSDSSDEVKKKMKKAVTDPQKIRKGDPGRPDICLVFMYHQKFNPAEEQEIRRGCESGQLGCVDCKMRAAEKINEFLNPFRERRKHYEAKPEEVKKILKNGEDRARLAAQKTMTEVHQAMKMG from the coding sequence ATGACTGATTTAAAAAAGAAAATTATTCTGAGCGGGATGCGTCCCACAGGGAAGCTGCATCTTGGCCACTGGACCGGCGCACTTGAAAACTGGGTTGCACTTCAAAACGATGGCGGCTATTCTAATTACCATTTGATTGCCGACTATCACGTCTTGACGACTAACCTTGATTCGACACAAATCTATTCTTATTCGGTTGAAATGATTCTCGATTGGCTCGCTGCGGGAATTGATCCGGAACGCAGTCCCATTTTCAGACAGTCGCAGGTAAAGGAACACACTGAGCTGCACCTGATCTTTTCAATGTTGATCACGAAATCAAGGCTTGAGCGGAATCCGACTCTGAAGGAGCAGGTCCGTGATCTGGACCTTGGCCCGATAAGCTACGGCTATCTGGGTTATCCTGTGCTGCAGGCGGGAGACATACTTCTATATAAAGGAGAGGTAGTGCCTGTCGGTGAAGATCAGCTGCCGCACATTGAAATCACTCGCGAGATTGCGCGTGAGTTCAACCGGCAATACGCGCAGGTTTTTCCGGAGCCGGTAGGGAAGCTGACGAAGTTTGCCCGGCTCCCGGGGCTCGATGGGAAGAGGATGAGCAAATCGGTAGGGAATACCATATTGCTTTCCGATTCTTCTGATGAAGTGAAGAAGAAAATGAAGAAAGCGGTTACTGACCCGCAGAAGATCCGCAAAGGCGATCCCGGAAGGCCTGACATCTGCCTCGTTTTTATGTACCATCAAAAGTTCAATCCTGCCGAAGAGCAGGAAATTCGGCGCGGATGCGAGAGCGGGCAGCTTGGCTGCGTAGACTGCAAAATGAGGGCGGCGGAAAAAATCAATGAGTTTCTGAATCCGTTCAGAGAGCGGCGCAAACATTACGAAGCTAAGCCGGAAGAGGTGAAAAAAATTCTGAAGAATGGTGAGGACCGCGCACGATTGGCTGCTCAGAAAACGATGACGGAAGTACATCAAGCAATGAAGATGGGATGA
- a CDS encoding HNH endonuclease, with amino-acid sequence MIERYDGRILRSVTTSMPMPSILRLSVYYRVPHKRVILSRKNILRRDGNRCQYCGRGDLPLTIDHVIPRTRGGDESWENLVCACMKCNNKKGDRTPEEAGLKLLSMPRRPNHVTFIRHFVGRIDEKWKPYLFMK; translated from the coding sequence TTGATCGAACGTTATGACGGAAGAATTCTCCGATCAGTTACGACATCCATGCCGATGCCGAGCATTCTCAGGCTTTCGGTTTACTATCGGGTGCCGCACAAACGGGTAATCTTATCGCGGAAAAATATATTGAGGCGTGACGGAAATCGGTGCCAGTATTGCGGCCGCGGAGACCTGCCGCTGACCATCGACCATGTTATTCCGCGGACACGCGGGGGCGATGAAAGCTGGGAGAACCTCGTTTGTGCCTGCATGAAGTGCAACAACAAGAAAGGCGACCGGACTCCAGAAGAAGCAGGATTGAAGCTCCTCTCGATGCCCCGCAGGCCGAACCACGTTACGTTCATCAGGCACTTCGTCGGAAGAATAGATGAGAAGTGGAAGCCGTACCTTTTTATGAAGTAG
- a CDS encoding pseudouridine synthase: MMQAPKRKFDGKPIVSKGPSIRLNKYLSSSGVTSRRKADEMILAGRIKVNGRVMKELGMKINPDHDRVEVDGRGIRHQTNLVYILMNKPKDLVTTLHDEKGRRGVLDVVRVRERVYPVGRLDRNTTGVLLLTNDGELANRLMHPRHLVLKVYKATLERPIRERELAKLKKGIMLDGTVTVPDELYILPESEGKEVGIAVHEGKHHLVRRMFESIDIHVVQLDRYSYAGLTHHDLRRGGWRNLTRSEVSTLRKLVDLGEN, encoded by the coding sequence ATGATGCAAGCCCCAAAGCGTAAGTTTGACGGCAAGCCCATCGTAAGCAAGGGACCATCAATCAGACTGAACAAGTATCTCTCATCTTCAGGGGTCACTTCCCGCCGCAAAGCGGATGAAATGATTCTCGCGGGAAGAATAAAAGTGAATGGCAGAGTGATGAAGGAACTCGGCATGAAAATCAACCCGGACCATGATAGAGTAGAGGTCGACGGCAGAGGAATAAGGCATCAGACAAATCTGGTCTACATCTTGATGAATAAGCCGAAGGATTTAGTCACCACTCTCCACGATGAAAAAGGAAGACGGGGAGTCCTCGATGTAGTAAGGGTCAGGGAACGCGTTTATCCTGTTGGGCGCCTTGACCGGAACACGACCGGTGTTTTGCTTCTGACCAACGACGGCGAGCTTGCAAATCGGTTGATGCATCCGAGGCATCTCGTTTTGAAAGTCTACAAAGCGACTCTCGAGAGGCCGATCAGAGAACGCGAACTTGCGAAGTTGAAAAAGGGAATCATGCTGGATGGCACAGTGACGGTGCCCGACGAACTTTATATTCTCCCAGAGAGCGAGGGCAAGGAAGTCGGGATCGCGGTTCACGAAGGGAAGCATCATCTTGTCAGAAGAATGTTCGAATCGATAGACATACACGTTGTCCAGCTTGATCGATACTCATATGCTGGATTGACTCATCACGATCTGCGTCGCGGGGGTTGGCGTAATCTCACAAGGTCTGAAGTCTCCACTTTGAGGAAACTCGTTGACCTCGGCGAAAATTGA
- a CDS encoding segregation/condensation protein A, whose product MSYRVKLNDFEGPLDLLLFFIKRDQLDIYDIPIARIAKEFLEYIHIMQLLDLELVGDFLVMAATLMQIKVKMLLPHEEGIEGLIEEDPRKELADRIAEYARFKEAARNFGHLEEEGNKLLYRSYFRQDERQYSSPDTEELKNATLVDLITAFKKVMDKLDTTPYHNIQRLNVTMEEQIEFLLGSIEDKKPVHFLELASQIHERIKLVVTFIALLELIKRHVLRVQTAGEFNDFIISKREGPSGKSPAKDSSDGEEDNAGRIV is encoded by the coding sequence ATGAGCTACAGGGTAAAACTGAACGACTTTGAAGGGCCTCTCGATCTGCTCTTATTTTTTATCAAACGAGATCAGCTTGACATTTACGACATTCCGATCGCGCGAATCGCGAAAGAATTTCTGGAATACATTCATATCATGCAACTGCTTGATCTTGAGTTGGTCGGTGACTTCCTCGTCATGGCGGCAACCCTGATGCAGATAAAAGTGAAAATGCTCTTGCCGCATGAAGAAGGGATTGAAGGACTAATTGAGGAAGATCCGCGGAAAGAACTGGCGGACAGGATTGCTGAGTACGCGCGCTTCAAGGAGGCGGCGAGAAACTTCGGGCATCTCGAAGAAGAAGGGAACAAACTTCTCTATCGATCGTATTTCAGGCAGGACGAGCGGCAATATAGTTCACCGGATACGGAAGAATTGAAGAATGCTACTCTGGTTGATCTCATCACGGCGTTCAAGAAGGTCATGGACAAGCTGGACACGACTCCGTACCACAACATACAGCGGCTAAATGTGACCATGGAGGAACAGATCGAATTTCTTCTCGGTTCGATTGAAGACAAGAAGCCGGTCCATTTCCTCGAATTGGCAAGTCAAATTCACGAGCGGATCAAACTTGTCGTTACCTTTATTGCGCTGTTAGAGTTGATCAAAAGACATGTTCTCCGGGTTCAAACGGCCGGCGAATTCAATGATTTTATTATTTCAAAGCGCGAAGGACCATCCGGAAAATCTCCAGCCAAGGATTCTTCTGATGGCGAGGAGGATAATGCTGGAAGAATTGTCTAA
- the scpB gene encoding SMC-Scp complex subunit ScpB, whose translation MLEELSKRDHSGEEPAPGVGDPLKELSDANVDRNDSEQNLEGNVGSQLIYIDDHETHKTVSDDLISSDKGKPAAKSLDGLEEIVKSPEASNDELPSREEIIDELAHIIEAIIFASDEPLSVGTIKSVLDASHTFGRVNPDMIVSRIDALNDKYGADGSGFRIIEIAEGYQFATRKELAQWISYLFREKARRKLSNSALETLAIIAYKQPVTKPEIESIRGVNVDYVLHNLLEKEIVTVVGRGETVGRPLLYGTTQRFLKIFGLRNLEDLPKLREIEEIIKEIRSKGAEESIQLEITALGDEVATEPMSPTGSGTDASSDAPSKDKDAADRRDTSLDDASPKA comes from the coding sequence ATGCTGGAAGAATTGTCTAAGCGGGATCATAGCGGTGAAGAACCCGCCCCGGGGGTCGGCGACCCCTTGAAAGAACTGAGTGACGCAAATGTCGATCGTAATGACTCGGAACAAAATCTCGAAGGAAATGTTGGGAGTCAGCTCATATACATAGATGATCACGAGACACACAAGACTGTCAGCGACGATTTGATCTCAAGCGACAAGGGTAAGCCTGCCGCAAAATCTCTCGATGGATTGGAAGAAATCGTGAAATCGCCCGAAGCAAGTAATGACGAACTTCCTTCGAGGGAAGAGATCATCGACGAGCTGGCCCACATTATCGAAGCGATCATTTTTGCATCGGACGAACCGTTGAGTGTCGGAACCATAAAATCTGTTCTTGATGCATCGCATACTTTCGGGCGCGTCAATCCCGATATGATAGTTTCGCGGATTGATGCTTTGAACGATAAATACGGCGCCGATGGAAGCGGCTTTCGTATCATAGAAATTGCCGAGGGCTACCAGTTTGCAACGCGAAAAGAATTGGCTCAGTGGATTTCTTATTTGTTCAGGGAAAAGGCAAGGCGCAAACTCTCCAACTCTGCGCTGGAAACGCTTGCGATCATCGCGTACAAGCAACCGGTTACGAAACCGGAGATTGAGTCAATTCGCGGCGTCAATGTCGACTATGTTCTTCACAACCTTCTCGAGAAAGAAATCGTGACTGTTGTAGGCCGCGGAGAAACTGTCGGTCGACCGCTTCTTTACGGGACGACCCAGAGATTTCTGAAAATTTTTGGACTCAGAAACCTGGAAGACCTGCCGAAGCTCCGCGAGATAGAGGAGATAATAAAGGAGATCCGGAGCAAAGGGGCGGAAGAATCAATCCAGCTTGAGATAACTGCTCTCGGAGATGAAGTTGCTACTGAACCGATGAGCCCGACGGGTTCTGGAACAGATGCGTCGTCGGACGCTCCTTCGAAAGACAAAGACGCGGCAGACAGACGAGACACATCGTTGGATGATGCAAGCCCCAAAGCGTAA
- the lysS gene encoding lysine--tRNA ligase, whose translation MNEHEEYLREQNELTKRRLEELEELKRVNINPYVYGFEVDSYSSDILKSFRDDAPPADVAIAGRVMSLRRMGKASFCHIQDSRGRIQIYLKRDDLGESYDRFKLMDIGDIIGIKGFVFRTKMGEVSIHAKSLELLTKSVRPLPVVKEKIDEHGNKATYDPFSDKELRYRQRYVDLVVNPEVREAFVKRAKVISSVRRFLDEKGYLEVETPILQPMYGGAAARPFMTHHNALDMDLFLRISDELYLKRLIVGGFEGVYEIGKDFRNEGMDKSHNPEFTMLELYVSYKDYNWMMELVEQLVDSVCISVAGNSKVKVGDREIDFTPPWKRVAMLDSIRESTGENMADKSEIELTNIAKKLHVEVEKSMGIGKIIDAVFSELVEPKLIQPTFITDYPVEMSPLAKRHRSTKGLVERFELICNGHELANAFTELNDPLDQRSRFEEQAKLRARGDEEAMVVDADFLRALEYGMPPTAGLGIGIDRLAMVLTNQDSIRDVIFFPQMKPEK comes from the coding sequence TTGAACGAGCACGAAGAATATCTTCGTGAACAAAACGAGCTTACGAAAAGAAGGCTTGAAGAACTCGAGGAGTTAAAGAGGGTAAACATAAACCCGTACGTTTACGGCTTTGAAGTTGACAGTTATTCTTCGGACATATTGAAGTCATTCAGAGACGACGCGCCCCCTGCCGACGTTGCAATCGCCGGGCGGGTGATGTCTCTTAGAAGAATGGGCAAAGCTTCGTTCTGCCACATCCAGGATTCAAGGGGGAGAATCCAAATTTATCTGAAGCGCGATGATCTCGGCGAGTCTTATGATCGGTTCAAGTTGATGGATATCGGAGACATCATCGGCATAAAAGGTTTTGTCTTCCGTACCAAGATGGGAGAAGTTTCCATCCATGCGAAGTCACTTGAGCTTCTTACGAAATCTGTCCGCCCGCTCCCGGTTGTCAAGGAGAAGATCGACGAGCATGGAAACAAAGCCACTTACGACCCATTTTCCGATAAGGAGCTTAGATACAGGCAGAGGTACGTTGATCTTGTTGTAAATCCAGAAGTGCGGGAAGCTTTCGTGAAACGCGCAAAGGTCATAAGTTCCGTTCGCAGATTTCTCGACGAGAAAGGATACCTGGAGGTTGAAACTCCAATTCTGCAGCCCATGTACGGTGGAGCGGCGGCGCGTCCGTTCATGACTCATCACAATGCACTCGACATGGATCTGTTTCTCCGGATTTCAGATGAACTCTATTTGAAGCGCCTTATCGTGGGAGGATTTGAAGGCGTTTATGAGATAGGAAAGGACTTCAGAAATGAGGGGATGGACAAATCGCATAACCCCGAGTTCACAATGCTGGAATTGTATGTATCATACAAAGATTATAACTGGATGATGGAGTTGGTGGAGCAGCTTGTCGATTCTGTTTGCATTAGTGTTGCCGGCAACTCTAAAGTAAAAGTCGGTGATAGGGAGATAGATTTTACTCCGCCGTGGAAAAGAGTTGCGATGCTCGATTCGATCCGAGAGTCCACGGGGGAAAACATGGCCGATAAATCCGAGATTGAGCTGACAAATATTGCGAAGAAGCTTCACGTTGAAGTGGAAAAATCGATGGGGATCGGAAAAATCATAGACGCGGTTTTTTCGGAGCTCGTAGAACCCAAGCTGATTCAGCCGACCTTCATAACCGATTATCCGGTTGAAATGTCTCCGCTGGCGAAACGTCATCGATCCACGAAAGGTTTGGTAGAAAGGTTCGAGCTGATTTGCAACGGGCACGAGCTGGCAAATGCATTCACCGAGCTTAACGACCCGCTCGATCAGCGCTCTCGTTTTGAAGAACAGGCAAAGCTTCGCGCACGCGGAGACGAGGAGGCCATGGTCGTCGACGCAGATTTCTTACGTGCACTTGAATACGGAATGCCGCCGACTGCCGGACTCGGGATCGGCATCGATAGACTGGCCATGGTGCTGACGAACCAGGATTCGATCAGAGATGTGATTTTCTTTCCGCAAATGAAACCTGAGAAATGA
- a CDS encoding NlpC/P60 family protein, producing the protein MERSFRIYREFEKKLKKSTRIDARYSVLEFRYTKDFLHVFTDSLRNAISVSRAYERMSVRSNPVFKIKVSLLPDRSVGNFVKGVCHVGVAPVRRSSTSSSEQVTQVLYGESFDALQIFPRTRSSIGDWIRVRLHADGYIGWVSSNQVTLFPEDEFKKYRSFMKAYVVERISSLFEKPSINSPAVREAVFGSELIMVGQEGIFFEVKLPDGPSAYVKKSDVSVSPLAKRFSMRNLFATAKNFEGISYVWGGRSAKGFDCSGFVQTVFRLNGIELPRDTDLQFSAGKFVGRTLNKVRPGDLLFFSSNGNKISHVAIYFGRNKEFIHSSGFIKISSLDPRRENFSRKLFSGFVGACRVIS; encoded by the coding sequence ATGGAACGCAGTTTCCGGATTTACAGAGAATTTGAAAAAAAGTTAAAGAAATCTACGCGAATCGACGCGCGGTATTCCGTCTTAGAATTTCGATACACGAAAGATTTTCTACACGTCTTTACCGATTCCCTGCGCAATGCGATTTCCGTTTCTCGAGCTTATGAGAGAATGTCGGTCCGGTCAAATCCTGTATTTAAGATAAAAGTATCTCTATTGCCCGACAGGTCGGTCGGGAATTTCGTGAAAGGCGTCTGCCATGTCGGCGTCGCGCCCGTAAGAAGATCAAGTACTTCTTCCAGTGAACAGGTCACTCAAGTTTTGTACGGAGAAAGTTTCGATGCTCTTCAGATTTTTCCGCGGACTCGGTCTTCGATAGGAGATTGGATAAGGGTAAGATTACATGCGGACGGATACATTGGGTGGGTGTCTTCGAATCAAGTCACTCTATTCCCGGAGGACGAGTTCAAAAAATACCGATCATTTATGAAAGCTTATGTGGTCGAGAGAATATCTTCTCTATTTGAAAAGCCGTCGATAAATTCACCCGCAGTTCGTGAGGCGGTATTCGGTAGCGAACTTATCATGGTGGGACAAGAGGGAATTTTTTTTGAGGTGAAGCTGCCGGATGGCCCTTCAGCTTATGTAAAAAAATCGGATGTGTCGGTTTCGCCACTGGCGAAAAGATTTTCGATGAGGAATTTGTTCGCGACGGCAAAGAACTTTGAAGGGATCTCTTATGTCTGGGGTGGAAGAAGTGCCAAAGGCTTCGATTGTTCAGGTTTTGTGCAGACAGTGTTTCGGTTAAACGGTATCGAGCTGCCCCGGGACACTGACCTCCAATTTTCAGCCGGAAAATTCGTAGGAAGGACTCTCAACAAGGTGAGACCAGGAGATTTATTGTTTTTTTCATCAAATGGCAATAAAATTAGTCATGTCGCGATATATTTTGGTCGAAATAAAGAGTTCATTCACTCATCGGGATTCATTAAGATCAGCAGCCTCGACCCACGAAGAGAAAATTTTAGCAGGAAGTTATTCTCGGGTTTTGTCGGTGCGTGCAGAGTAATTTCATGA
- a CDS encoding electron transfer flavoprotein subunit beta/FixA family protein, whose product MKIFVCVNQVPDTETKVKVGQDGKTIDRSEINVILNPYDEFAVEAALQIKDKTPSEVTYVTVGGDSSKEVIRKALAMGGDKGILVKTDSVGDSYSVASAIASALKDSGAEIIFFGKQSIDYDDAAVGTMVAEMLGLPSASVVVKLDVNGSDKKVVCEREIEGGKETVELTLPCVITAQKGLNEPRYPALKGIMAAKTKPIQEVAAPALESLTEIVEMRKPSAKQQGKIIGTDKTAVPELVRLLHEEAKVI is encoded by the coding sequence GTGAAAATTTTTGTCTGTGTCAACCAGGTTCCGGACACTGAAACGAAAGTGAAAGTCGGGCAGGACGGCAAAACTATTGACCGGTCCGAAATCAACGTCATTCTGAATCCGTACGATGAATTCGCGGTCGAGGCTGCGCTTCAGATCAAAGACAAAACCCCTTCCGAAGTAACCTACGTTACGGTTGGCGGCGATTCCAGCAAAGAAGTTATTCGCAAAGCTCTCGCAATGGGCGGGGACAAAGGAATCCTCGTCAAAACCGACAGCGTTGGAGATTCTTATTCGGTAGCGTCGGCAATCGCTTCGGCTCTTAAAGATTCCGGGGCCGAGATAATTTTCTTTGGGAAACAGTCGATCGACTACGACGATGCGGCGGTAGGCACCATGGTCGCAGAAATGTTAGGACTTCCATCGGCGTCCGTCGTGGTAAAGCTCGATGTAAACGGAAGCGACAAAAAAGTTGTCTGTGAAAGAGAAATAGAAGGCGGGAAGGAAACCGTCGAGTTGACTTTGCCGTGCGTGATAACGGCTCAAAAGGGGTTGAACGAGCCGCGTTATCCCGCGCTGAAAGGAATTATGGCGGCAAAAACAAAACCGATCCAGGAAGTTGCGGCTCCTGCCCTTGAATCGCTCACTGAAATTGTTGAAATGAGAAAGCCGTCCGCAAAGCAACAGGGAAAAATCATCGGCACCGACAAGACGGCGGTCCCTGAGCTTGTAAGGCTTCTTCATGAGGAAGCAAAAGTCATATAA